The window CCATTATTATGGGATTCAAATCCAAAGGAAACATTATAGAGACTAAAAAAGTTATAATAACTTCTCTTGTTATCTTTTTATCATTTCTATTTTTAGGACAACCTCTACTAAAAATAATCGGGGTGGATGTTCATTCTTTTTCTGTAGCAGGATCTATAGTATTATTTTTCATTGGATTAGAAATGATACTAGGAATAGATATTCATAAAGTAACGGAAAATGCTCAAACTTCTATTGTCCCAATAGCATTTCCTCTTATAGCTGGTCCTGGATCTTTAACTACTTTAATTTCATTAAGAACAACTTATGACGTCAATATTATACTTCTATCTTTAATACTAAATATGATAGTTGTTTATTTTGTATTAGATAAATGTGATTTTATAGCTGAAAAAATAGGATCTAACGGTTTAGATATATTAAAAAAAATATTTGGTATTGTTTTATTAGCTTTTGCTGTTAAAATTTTTGGAGCTAATGCTTCTCAATTATTTCAGAATTGATTATTTTTTATATAATTGAATATTTTTTTAATTGATGTCTCTATATTTTTATATTTAGGTAAAAAATAAGCTTTATAAATAAAAATTATATAATAATT of the Blattabacterium cuenoti genome contains:
- a CDS encoding MarC family protein, encoding MEWINSLISCFMILFSIIDILGNAPIIMGFKSKGNIIETKKVIITSLVIFLSFLFLGQPLLKIIGVDVHSFSVAGSIVLFFIGLEMILGIDIHKVTENAQTSIVPIAFPLIAGPGSLTTLISLRTTYDVNIILLSLILNMIVVYFVLDKCDFIAEKIGSNGLDILKKIFGIVLLAFAVKIFGANASQLFQN